In Bos taurus isolate L1 Dominette 01449 registration number 42190680 breed Hereford chromosome 11, ARS-UCD2.0, whole genome shotgun sequence, one DNA window encodes the following:
- the ENTR1 gene encoding endosome-associated-trafficking regulator 1 isoform X6: MAGYARRPGVTPLSRARSLVIPDDFGYGKGKCAKQGPPGAQNTHFGDDKLGDLEAANPFSFKEFLKTKNLSLSKEDTDSRVYSQEATRHSLGLDRTSPASQTVGYGLEYQQPFFEDPTGAGDLLDEDEDEEDGWNGAYLPSAMEQTHSSRVAASTSPCSTYVSFFSNPSELVGPESLPPWTLSDSDSRISPTGSPSADFTAHGESLGDRHLRTLQISYEALKDENSKLRRKLTEIQSFSETQTEMVRTLERKLEAKMIKEESDYHDLESVVQQVEQNLELMTKRAVKAENHVLKLRQEVSLLQAQVSDFKRENEALRSGQGASLTVVKQNTDVALQNLRVVMNNAHASIKQLVSGAETLNLVAEILKSIDRISEIKDQGEES, from the exons ATGGCGGGCTACGCGCGCCGCCCGGGCGTCACCCCGCTGTCCCGGGCCCGGAGCCTCGTCATTCCGGACG ATTTTGGCTATGGAAAGGGGAAGTGTGCTAAGCAAGGTCCACCGGGAGCTCAGAACACACACTTTGGAG ATGATAAACTTGGAGATCTGGAAGCGGCAAACCCGTTCTCCTTTAAAGAGTTTTTGAAGACCAAGAACCTGAGCCTGTCGAAAGAGGACACCGACAGCAGAGTTTACTCACAG GAAGCCACGAGGCACTCGCTGGGACTCGACCGCACCTCCCCAGCTTCCCAGACTGTGGGCTATGGCCTGGAATATCAGCAGCCATTTTTTGAAGACCCAACGGGGGCTGGCGACCTCCTGGACGAGGATGAGGATGAGGAGGACGGGTGGAACGGGGCCTACCTGCCGTCCGCCATGGAGCAGACGCACTCCTCCAGGGTGGCCGCCAGCACGTCGCCCTGCAGCACGTACgtctcctttttctccaaccCGTCGGAGCTGGTGGGGCCCGAGTCTCTGCCCCCATGGACGCTGAGCGACTCCGACTCTCGCATCTCCCCGACGGGGAGCCCCAGCGCTGACTTCACAGCCCACGGAGAGAGTCTGGGGGACAGGCACCTTCGGACACTGCAGATAAGTTACGAAGCA cTGAAAGATGAGAATTCTAAGCTAAGAAGAAAGCTGACTGAGATTCAGAGCTTCTCTGAAACTCAAACAGAAAT GGTGAGGACGCTTGAGCGGAAGTTAGAAGCGAAAATGATCAAGGAGGAGAGTGACTATCACGACCTGGAGTCGGTGGTGCAGCAGGTGGAGCAGAATCTGGAGCTCATGACT AAACGTGCAGTGAAGGCAGAAAATCACGTCCTGAAACTGAGACAGGAGGTCAGCTTGCTCCAG GCCCAGGTCTCTGACTTCAAGCGTGAGAACGAAGCCCTGCGGTCAGGCCAGGGCGCCAGCCTGACGGTGGTGAAGCAGAACACGGACGTGGCCCTGCAGAACCTCCGTGTGGTCATGAACAATGCTCATGCCTCCATTAA GCAGCTGGTTTCTGGAGCTGAAACGTTGAATCTCGTTGCTGAAATCCTTAAATCTATAGACAGAATTTCTGAGATTAAAGACCAAGGGGAGGAGTCGTGA
- the ENTR1 gene encoding endosome-associated-trafficking regulator 1 isoform X3, which produces MAGYARRPGVTPLSRARSLVIPDAPAFYERRSCLPQLDCERPPARDLESHFFGIRPTFMCYVPSPVLASVGDTDDKLGDLEAANPFSFKEFLKTKNLSLSKEDTDSRVYSQEATRHSLGLDRTSPASQTVGYGLEYQQPFFEDPTGAGDLLDEDEDEEDGWNGAYLPSAMEQTHSSRVAASTSPCSTYVSFFSNPSELVGPESLPPWTLSDSDSRISPTGSPSADFTAHGESLGDRHLRTLQISYEALKDENSKLRRKLTEIQSFSETQTEMVRTLERKLEAKMIKEESDYHDLESVVQQVEQNLELMTKRAVKAENHVLKLRQEVSLLQAQVSDFKRENEALRSGQGASLTVVKQNTDVALQNLRVVMNNAHASIKAPGRRPGLASSVSLERSGQRCPASATDSEARHL; this is translated from the exons ATGGCGGGCTACGCGCGCCGCCCGGGCGTCACCCCGCTGTCCCGGGCCCGGAGCCTCGTCATTCCGGACG CTCCCGCGTTCTATGAGCGCCGGTCTTGTCTCCCCCAGCTAGACTGTGAGCGCCCCCCAGCCAGGGACCTGGAGTCCCACTTCTTCGGCATTCGGCCGACGTTTATGTGCTATGTGCCCAGTCCGGTGCTAGCTTCCGTGGGAGACACAG ATGATAAACTTGGAGATCTGGAAGCGGCAAACCCGTTCTCCTTTAAAGAGTTTTTGAAGACCAAGAACCTGAGCCTGTCGAAAGAGGACACCGACAGCAGAGTTTACTCACAG GAAGCCACGAGGCACTCGCTGGGACTCGACCGCACCTCCCCAGCTTCCCAGACTGTGGGCTATGGCCTGGAATATCAGCAGCCATTTTTTGAAGACCCAACGGGGGCTGGCGACCTCCTGGACGAGGATGAGGATGAGGAGGACGGGTGGAACGGGGCCTACCTGCCGTCCGCCATGGAGCAGACGCACTCCTCCAGGGTGGCCGCCAGCACGTCGCCCTGCAGCACGTACgtctcctttttctccaaccCGTCGGAGCTGGTGGGGCCCGAGTCTCTGCCCCCATGGACGCTGAGCGACTCCGACTCTCGCATCTCCCCGACGGGGAGCCCCAGCGCTGACTTCACAGCCCACGGAGAGAGTCTGGGGGACAGGCACCTTCGGACACTGCAGATAAGTTACGAAGCA cTGAAAGATGAGAATTCTAAGCTAAGAAGAAAGCTGACTGAGATTCAGAGCTTCTCTGAAACTCAAACAGAAAT GGTGAGGACGCTTGAGCGGAAGTTAGAAGCGAAAATGATCAAGGAGGAGAGTGACTATCACGACCTGGAGTCGGTGGTGCAGCAGGTGGAGCAGAATCTGGAGCTCATGACT AAACGTGCAGTGAAGGCAGAAAATCACGTCCTGAAACTGAGACAGGAGGTCAGCTTGCTCCAG GCCCAGGTCTCTGACTTCAAGCGTGAGAACGAAGCCCTGCGGTCAGGCCAGGGCGCCAGCCTGACGGTGGTGAAGCAGAACACGGACGTGGCCCTGCAGAACCTCCGTGTGGTCATGAACAATGCTCATGCCTCCATTAA GGCTCCCGGGAGGCGTCCTGGGCTGGCGTCCTCTGTCTCCCTTGAGCGCAGCGGGCAGCGGTGTCCAGCCTCAGCCACAGACAGTGAGGCCCGTCACCTTTAA
- the ENTR1 gene encoding endosome-associated-trafficking regulator 1 isoform X2, translating to MAGYARRPGVTPLSRARSLVIPDAPAFYERRSCLPQLDCERPPARDLESHFFGIRPTFMCYVPSPVLASVGDTDFGYGKGKCAKQGPPGAQNTHFGDDKLGDLEAANPFSFKEFLKTKNLSLSKEDTDSRVYSQEATRHSLGLDRTSPASQTVGYGLEYQQPFFEDPTGAGDLLDEDEDEEDGWNGAYLPSAMEQTHSSRVAASTSPCSTYVSFFSNPSELVGPESLPPWTLSDSDSRISPTGSPSADFTAHGESLGDRHLRTLQISYEALKDENSKLRRKLTEIQSFSETQTEMVRTLERKLEAKMIKEESDYHDLESVVQQVEQNLELMTKRAVKAENHVLKLRQEVSLLQAQVSDFKRENEALRSGQGASLTVVKQNTDVALQNLRVVMNNAHASIKQLVSGAETLNLVAEILKSIDRISEIKDQGEES from the exons ATGGCGGGCTACGCGCGCCGCCCGGGCGTCACCCCGCTGTCCCGGGCCCGGAGCCTCGTCATTCCGGACG CTCCCGCGTTCTATGAGCGCCGGTCTTGTCTCCCCCAGCTAGACTGTGAGCGCCCCCCAGCCAGGGACCTGGAGTCCCACTTCTTCGGCATTCGGCCGACGTTTATGTGCTATGTGCCCAGTCCGGTGCTAGCTTCCGTGGGAGACACAG ATTTTGGCTATGGAAAGGGGAAGTGTGCTAAGCAAGGTCCACCGGGAGCTCAGAACACACACTTTGGAG ATGATAAACTTGGAGATCTGGAAGCGGCAAACCCGTTCTCCTTTAAAGAGTTTTTGAAGACCAAGAACCTGAGCCTGTCGAAAGAGGACACCGACAGCAGAGTTTACTCACAG GAAGCCACGAGGCACTCGCTGGGACTCGACCGCACCTCCCCAGCTTCCCAGACTGTGGGCTATGGCCTGGAATATCAGCAGCCATTTTTTGAAGACCCAACGGGGGCTGGCGACCTCCTGGACGAGGATGAGGATGAGGAGGACGGGTGGAACGGGGCCTACCTGCCGTCCGCCATGGAGCAGACGCACTCCTCCAGGGTGGCCGCCAGCACGTCGCCCTGCAGCACGTACgtctcctttttctccaaccCGTCGGAGCTGGTGGGGCCCGAGTCTCTGCCCCCATGGACGCTGAGCGACTCCGACTCTCGCATCTCCCCGACGGGGAGCCCCAGCGCTGACTTCACAGCCCACGGAGAGAGTCTGGGGGACAGGCACCTTCGGACACTGCAGATAAGTTACGAAGCA cTGAAAGATGAGAATTCTAAGCTAAGAAGAAAGCTGACTGAGATTCAGAGCTTCTCTGAAACTCAAACAGAAAT GGTGAGGACGCTTGAGCGGAAGTTAGAAGCGAAAATGATCAAGGAGGAGAGTGACTATCACGACCTGGAGTCGGTGGTGCAGCAGGTGGAGCAGAATCTGGAGCTCATGACT AAACGTGCAGTGAAGGCAGAAAATCACGTCCTGAAACTGAGACAGGAGGTCAGCTTGCTCCAG GCCCAGGTCTCTGACTTCAAGCGTGAGAACGAAGCCCTGCGGTCAGGCCAGGGCGCCAGCCTGACGGTGGTGAAGCAGAACACGGACGTGGCCCTGCAGAACCTCCGTGTGGTCATGAACAATGCTCATGCCTCCATTAA GCAGCTGGTTTCTGGAGCTGAAACGTTGAATCTCGTTGCTGAAATCCTTAAATCTATAGACAGAATTTCTGAGATTAAAGACCAAGGGGAGGAGTCGTGA
- the ENTR1 gene encoding endosome-associated-trafficking regulator 1 has product MAGYARRPGVTPLSRARSLVIPDDDKLGDLEAANPFSFKEFLKTKNLSLSKEDTDSRVYSQEATRHSLGLDRTSPASQTVGYGLEYQQPFFEDPTGAGDLLDEDEDEEDGWNGAYLPSAMEQTHSSRVAASTSPCSTYVSFFSNPSELVGPESLPPWTLSDSDSRISPTGSPSADFTAHGESLGDRHLRTLQISYEALKDENSKLRRKLTEIQSFSETQTEMVRTLERKLEAKMIKEESDYHDLESVVQQVEQNLELMTKRAVKAENHVLKLRQEVSLLQAQVSDFKRENEALRSGQGASLTVVKQNTDVALQNLRVVMNNAHASIKQLVSGAETLNLVAEILKSIDRISEIKDQGEES; this is encoded by the exons ATGGCGGGCTACGCGCGCCGCCCGGGCGTCACCCCGCTGTCCCGGGCCCGGAGCCTCGTCATTCCGGACG ATGATAAACTTGGAGATCTGGAAGCGGCAAACCCGTTCTCCTTTAAAGAGTTTTTGAAGACCAAGAACCTGAGCCTGTCGAAAGAGGACACCGACAGCAGAGTTTACTCACAG GAAGCCACGAGGCACTCGCTGGGACTCGACCGCACCTCCCCAGCTTCCCAGACTGTGGGCTATGGCCTGGAATATCAGCAGCCATTTTTTGAAGACCCAACGGGGGCTGGCGACCTCCTGGACGAGGATGAGGATGAGGAGGACGGGTGGAACGGGGCCTACCTGCCGTCCGCCATGGAGCAGACGCACTCCTCCAGGGTGGCCGCCAGCACGTCGCCCTGCAGCACGTACgtctcctttttctccaaccCGTCGGAGCTGGTGGGGCCCGAGTCTCTGCCCCCATGGACGCTGAGCGACTCCGACTCTCGCATCTCCCCGACGGGGAGCCCCAGCGCTGACTTCACAGCCCACGGAGAGAGTCTGGGGGACAGGCACCTTCGGACACTGCAGATAAGTTACGAAGCA cTGAAAGATGAGAATTCTAAGCTAAGAAGAAAGCTGACTGAGATTCAGAGCTTCTCTGAAACTCAAACAGAAAT GGTGAGGACGCTTGAGCGGAAGTTAGAAGCGAAAATGATCAAGGAGGAGAGTGACTATCACGACCTGGAGTCGGTGGTGCAGCAGGTGGAGCAGAATCTGGAGCTCATGACT AAACGTGCAGTGAAGGCAGAAAATCACGTCCTGAAACTGAGACAGGAGGTCAGCTTGCTCCAG GCCCAGGTCTCTGACTTCAAGCGTGAGAACGAAGCCCTGCGGTCAGGCCAGGGCGCCAGCCTGACGGTGGTGAAGCAGAACACGGACGTGGCCCTGCAGAACCTCCGTGTGGTCATGAACAATGCTCATGCCTCCATTAA GCAGCTGGTTTCTGGAGCTGAAACGTTGAATCTCGTTGCTGAAATCCTTAAATCTATAGACAGAATTTCTGAGATTAAAGACCAAGGGGAGGAGTCGTGA
- the ENTR1 gene encoding endosome-associated-trafficking regulator 1 isoform X7, translated as MAGYARRPGVTPLSRARSLVIPDDDKLGDLEAANPFSFKEFLKTKNLSLSKEDTDSRVYSQEATRHSLGLDRTSPASQTVGYGLEYQQPFFEDPTGAGDLLDEDEDEEDGWNGAYLPSAMEQTHSSRVAASTSPCSTYVSFFSNPSELVGPESLPPWTLSDSDSRISPTGSPSADFTAHGESLGDRHLRTLQISYEALKDENSKLRRKLTEIQSFSETQTEMVRTLERKLEAKMIKEESDYHDLESVVQQVEQNLELMTKRAVKAENHVLKLRQEVSLLQAQVSDFKRENEALRSGQGASLTVVKQNTDVALQNLRVVMNNAHASIKAPGRRPGLASSVSLERSGQRCPASATDSEARHL; from the exons ATGGCGGGCTACGCGCGCCGCCCGGGCGTCACCCCGCTGTCCCGGGCCCGGAGCCTCGTCATTCCGGACG ATGATAAACTTGGAGATCTGGAAGCGGCAAACCCGTTCTCCTTTAAAGAGTTTTTGAAGACCAAGAACCTGAGCCTGTCGAAAGAGGACACCGACAGCAGAGTTTACTCACAG GAAGCCACGAGGCACTCGCTGGGACTCGACCGCACCTCCCCAGCTTCCCAGACTGTGGGCTATGGCCTGGAATATCAGCAGCCATTTTTTGAAGACCCAACGGGGGCTGGCGACCTCCTGGACGAGGATGAGGATGAGGAGGACGGGTGGAACGGGGCCTACCTGCCGTCCGCCATGGAGCAGACGCACTCCTCCAGGGTGGCCGCCAGCACGTCGCCCTGCAGCACGTACgtctcctttttctccaaccCGTCGGAGCTGGTGGGGCCCGAGTCTCTGCCCCCATGGACGCTGAGCGACTCCGACTCTCGCATCTCCCCGACGGGGAGCCCCAGCGCTGACTTCACAGCCCACGGAGAGAGTCTGGGGGACAGGCACCTTCGGACACTGCAGATAAGTTACGAAGCA cTGAAAGATGAGAATTCTAAGCTAAGAAGAAAGCTGACTGAGATTCAGAGCTTCTCTGAAACTCAAACAGAAAT GGTGAGGACGCTTGAGCGGAAGTTAGAAGCGAAAATGATCAAGGAGGAGAGTGACTATCACGACCTGGAGTCGGTGGTGCAGCAGGTGGAGCAGAATCTGGAGCTCATGACT AAACGTGCAGTGAAGGCAGAAAATCACGTCCTGAAACTGAGACAGGAGGTCAGCTTGCTCCAG GCCCAGGTCTCTGACTTCAAGCGTGAGAACGAAGCCCTGCGGTCAGGCCAGGGCGCCAGCCTGACGGTGGTGAAGCAGAACACGGACGTGGCCCTGCAGAACCTCCGTGTGGTCATGAACAATGCTCATGCCTCCATTAA GGCTCCCGGGAGGCGTCCTGGGCTGGCGTCCTCTGTCTCCCTTGAGCGCAGCGGGCAGCGGTGTCCAGCCTCAGCCACAGACAGTGAGGCCCGTCACCTTTAA
- the ENTR1 gene encoding endosome-associated-trafficking regulator 1 isoform X5: MAGYARRPGVTPLSRARSLVIPDDFGYGKGKCAKQGPPGAQNTHFGDDKLGDLEAANPFSFKEFLKTKNLSLSKEDTDSRVYSQEATRHSLGLDRTSPASQTVGYGLEYQQPFFEDPTGAGDLLDEDEDEEDGWNGAYLPSAMEQTHSSRVAASTSPCSTYVSFFSNPSELVGPESLPPWTLSDSDSRISPTGSPSADFTAHGESLGDRHLRTLQISYEALKDENSKLRRKLTEIQSFSETQTEMVRTLERKLEAKMIKEESDYHDLESVVQQVEQNLELMTKRAVKAENHVLKLRQEVSLLQAQVSDFKRENEALRSGQGASLTVVKQNTDVALQNLRVVMNNAHASIKAPGRRPGLASSVSLERSGQRCPASATDSEARHL, from the exons ATGGCGGGCTACGCGCGCCGCCCGGGCGTCACCCCGCTGTCCCGGGCCCGGAGCCTCGTCATTCCGGACG ATTTTGGCTATGGAAAGGGGAAGTGTGCTAAGCAAGGTCCACCGGGAGCTCAGAACACACACTTTGGAG ATGATAAACTTGGAGATCTGGAAGCGGCAAACCCGTTCTCCTTTAAAGAGTTTTTGAAGACCAAGAACCTGAGCCTGTCGAAAGAGGACACCGACAGCAGAGTTTACTCACAG GAAGCCACGAGGCACTCGCTGGGACTCGACCGCACCTCCCCAGCTTCCCAGACTGTGGGCTATGGCCTGGAATATCAGCAGCCATTTTTTGAAGACCCAACGGGGGCTGGCGACCTCCTGGACGAGGATGAGGATGAGGAGGACGGGTGGAACGGGGCCTACCTGCCGTCCGCCATGGAGCAGACGCACTCCTCCAGGGTGGCCGCCAGCACGTCGCCCTGCAGCACGTACgtctcctttttctccaaccCGTCGGAGCTGGTGGGGCCCGAGTCTCTGCCCCCATGGACGCTGAGCGACTCCGACTCTCGCATCTCCCCGACGGGGAGCCCCAGCGCTGACTTCACAGCCCACGGAGAGAGTCTGGGGGACAGGCACCTTCGGACACTGCAGATAAGTTACGAAGCA cTGAAAGATGAGAATTCTAAGCTAAGAAGAAAGCTGACTGAGATTCAGAGCTTCTCTGAAACTCAAACAGAAAT GGTGAGGACGCTTGAGCGGAAGTTAGAAGCGAAAATGATCAAGGAGGAGAGTGACTATCACGACCTGGAGTCGGTGGTGCAGCAGGTGGAGCAGAATCTGGAGCTCATGACT AAACGTGCAGTGAAGGCAGAAAATCACGTCCTGAAACTGAGACAGGAGGTCAGCTTGCTCCAG GCCCAGGTCTCTGACTTCAAGCGTGAGAACGAAGCCCTGCGGTCAGGCCAGGGCGCCAGCCTGACGGTGGTGAAGCAGAACACGGACGTGGCCCTGCAGAACCTCCGTGTGGTCATGAACAATGCTCATGCCTCCATTAA GGCTCCCGGGAGGCGTCCTGGGCTGGCGTCCTCTGTCTCCCTTGAGCGCAGCGGGCAGCGGTGTCCAGCCTCAGCCACAGACAGTGAGGCCCGTCACCTTTAA
- the ENTR1 gene encoding endosome-associated-trafficking regulator 1 isoform X1: protein MAGYARRPGVTPLSRARSLVIPDAPAFYERRSCLPQLDCERPPARDLESHFFGIRPTFMCYVPSPVLASVGDTDFGYGKGKCAKQGPPGAQNTHFGDDKLGDLEAANPFSFKEFLKTKNLSLSKEDTDSRVYSQEATRHSLGLDRTSPASQTVGYGLEYQQPFFEDPTGAGDLLDEDEDEEDGWNGAYLPSAMEQTHSSRVAASTSPCSTYVSFFSNPSELVGPESLPPWTLSDSDSRISPTGSPSADFTAHGESLGDRHLRTLQISYEALKDENSKLRRKLTEIQSFSETQTEMVRTLERKLEAKMIKEESDYHDLESVVQQVEQNLELMTKRAVKAENHVLKLRQEVSLLQAQVSDFKRENEALRSGQGASLTVVKQNTDVALQNLRVVMNNAHASIKAPGRRPGLASSVSLERSGQRCPASATDSEARHL, encoded by the exons ATGGCGGGCTACGCGCGCCGCCCGGGCGTCACCCCGCTGTCCCGGGCCCGGAGCCTCGTCATTCCGGACG CTCCCGCGTTCTATGAGCGCCGGTCTTGTCTCCCCCAGCTAGACTGTGAGCGCCCCCCAGCCAGGGACCTGGAGTCCCACTTCTTCGGCATTCGGCCGACGTTTATGTGCTATGTGCCCAGTCCGGTGCTAGCTTCCGTGGGAGACACAG ATTTTGGCTATGGAAAGGGGAAGTGTGCTAAGCAAGGTCCACCGGGAGCTCAGAACACACACTTTGGAG ATGATAAACTTGGAGATCTGGAAGCGGCAAACCCGTTCTCCTTTAAAGAGTTTTTGAAGACCAAGAACCTGAGCCTGTCGAAAGAGGACACCGACAGCAGAGTTTACTCACAG GAAGCCACGAGGCACTCGCTGGGACTCGACCGCACCTCCCCAGCTTCCCAGACTGTGGGCTATGGCCTGGAATATCAGCAGCCATTTTTTGAAGACCCAACGGGGGCTGGCGACCTCCTGGACGAGGATGAGGATGAGGAGGACGGGTGGAACGGGGCCTACCTGCCGTCCGCCATGGAGCAGACGCACTCCTCCAGGGTGGCCGCCAGCACGTCGCCCTGCAGCACGTACgtctcctttttctccaaccCGTCGGAGCTGGTGGGGCCCGAGTCTCTGCCCCCATGGACGCTGAGCGACTCCGACTCTCGCATCTCCCCGACGGGGAGCCCCAGCGCTGACTTCACAGCCCACGGAGAGAGTCTGGGGGACAGGCACCTTCGGACACTGCAGATAAGTTACGAAGCA cTGAAAGATGAGAATTCTAAGCTAAGAAGAAAGCTGACTGAGATTCAGAGCTTCTCTGAAACTCAAACAGAAAT GGTGAGGACGCTTGAGCGGAAGTTAGAAGCGAAAATGATCAAGGAGGAGAGTGACTATCACGACCTGGAGTCGGTGGTGCAGCAGGTGGAGCAGAATCTGGAGCTCATGACT AAACGTGCAGTGAAGGCAGAAAATCACGTCCTGAAACTGAGACAGGAGGTCAGCTTGCTCCAG GCCCAGGTCTCTGACTTCAAGCGTGAGAACGAAGCCCTGCGGTCAGGCCAGGGCGCCAGCCTGACGGTGGTGAAGCAGAACACGGACGTGGCCCTGCAGAACCTCCGTGTGGTCATGAACAATGCTCATGCCTCCATTAA GGCTCCCGGGAGGCGTCCTGGGCTGGCGTCCTCTGTCTCCCTTGAGCGCAGCGGGCAGCGGTGTCCAGCCTCAGCCACAGACAGTGAGGCCCGTCACCTTTAA
- the ENTR1 gene encoding endosome-associated-trafficking regulator 1 isoform X4, giving the protein MAGYARRPGVTPLSRARSLVIPDAPAFYERRSCLPQLDCERPPARDLESHFFGIRPTFMCYVPSPVLASVGDTDDKLGDLEAANPFSFKEFLKTKNLSLSKEDTDSRVYSQEATRHSLGLDRTSPASQTVGYGLEYQQPFFEDPTGAGDLLDEDEDEEDGWNGAYLPSAMEQTHSSRVAASTSPCSTYVSFFSNPSELVGPESLPPWTLSDSDSRISPTGSPSADFTAHGESLGDRHLRTLQISYEALKDENSKLRRKLTEIQSFSETQTEMVRTLERKLEAKMIKEESDYHDLESVVQQVEQNLELMTKRAVKAENHVLKLRQEVSLLQAQVSDFKRENEALRSGQGASLTVVKQNTDVALQNLRVVMNNAHASIKQLVSGAETLNLVAEILKSIDRISEIKDQGEES; this is encoded by the exons ATGGCGGGCTACGCGCGCCGCCCGGGCGTCACCCCGCTGTCCCGGGCCCGGAGCCTCGTCATTCCGGACG CTCCCGCGTTCTATGAGCGCCGGTCTTGTCTCCCCCAGCTAGACTGTGAGCGCCCCCCAGCCAGGGACCTGGAGTCCCACTTCTTCGGCATTCGGCCGACGTTTATGTGCTATGTGCCCAGTCCGGTGCTAGCTTCCGTGGGAGACACAG ATGATAAACTTGGAGATCTGGAAGCGGCAAACCCGTTCTCCTTTAAAGAGTTTTTGAAGACCAAGAACCTGAGCCTGTCGAAAGAGGACACCGACAGCAGAGTTTACTCACAG GAAGCCACGAGGCACTCGCTGGGACTCGACCGCACCTCCCCAGCTTCCCAGACTGTGGGCTATGGCCTGGAATATCAGCAGCCATTTTTTGAAGACCCAACGGGGGCTGGCGACCTCCTGGACGAGGATGAGGATGAGGAGGACGGGTGGAACGGGGCCTACCTGCCGTCCGCCATGGAGCAGACGCACTCCTCCAGGGTGGCCGCCAGCACGTCGCCCTGCAGCACGTACgtctcctttttctccaaccCGTCGGAGCTGGTGGGGCCCGAGTCTCTGCCCCCATGGACGCTGAGCGACTCCGACTCTCGCATCTCCCCGACGGGGAGCCCCAGCGCTGACTTCACAGCCCACGGAGAGAGTCTGGGGGACAGGCACCTTCGGACACTGCAGATAAGTTACGAAGCA cTGAAAGATGAGAATTCTAAGCTAAGAAGAAAGCTGACTGAGATTCAGAGCTTCTCTGAAACTCAAACAGAAAT GGTGAGGACGCTTGAGCGGAAGTTAGAAGCGAAAATGATCAAGGAGGAGAGTGACTATCACGACCTGGAGTCGGTGGTGCAGCAGGTGGAGCAGAATCTGGAGCTCATGACT AAACGTGCAGTGAAGGCAGAAAATCACGTCCTGAAACTGAGACAGGAGGTCAGCTTGCTCCAG GCCCAGGTCTCTGACTTCAAGCGTGAGAACGAAGCCCTGCGGTCAGGCCAGGGCGCCAGCCTGACGGTGGTGAAGCAGAACACGGACGTGGCCCTGCAGAACCTCCGTGTGGTCATGAACAATGCTCATGCCTCCATTAA GCAGCTGGTTTCTGGAGCTGAAACGTTGAATCTCGTTGCTGAAATCCTTAAATCTATAGACAGAATTTCTGAGATTAAAGACCAAGGGGAGGAGTCGTGA